One Perognathus longimembris pacificus isolate PPM17 chromosome 13, ASM2315922v1, whole genome shotgun sequence genomic window, agaggaccccttccccattgttggtgggagtacaaattagtacaaccactttggagaacagtatggaggtttctcaaaaagctcaatatagacctaccttatgacccagccataccactcctaggcatctatcctgaacagcaaactccaagatatcaaaaaggcatttgtacttccatgtttatcgtggcacaattcacaatagccaaaatatggaaacaacccagatgcccctccacagacgaatggatccaaaaaatatggtacctatacacaatggaatactacatagcgattaggaatggtggaatattgttattcgcagggaaatggtcagaactcgaacaaataatgtggagcgagacaagcctagaacacagaaaacaagggggcatgatctccctgatatatgactgttaagatggggtgacggagagacagtagagaccacgtctgtgaaaccaaaaactgcttgtcaaatggtatttcccacaggtttgggtcagcgacccaacattatgtaactaaaaccaaacaactactcaacatataaaggtcaaaaagtgacctctcagtggatcacaatagctcaatagctatgtatgtacgttcctataagactactgtcgacatattgtctaatgtcgacattacatttaaagcctaggcgaattttctttggcgtaggccacgtggctactgtatatgttcttggtacattgtgtattgtatatatgtctacctgacctagggaagggaaagaaaaacagggcgtaagatatcacaagaaatgtacacactgccctactatgtaactgtaccctttttgcacaacaccttgtcaaaaaatttgtgttcaattaataaataaattaaattttttttaaaaagaacagagCTGGCCCTACAGCAATAAAATTGTAATCTTTAGAATTTTTTCCAGAAATGATTCCCGATTCTaccagattaaaaaaatcatttagtttGCCATTTGACAAGAGCCATTTATATAACTATGAGTTTTAAAAACGAAGTGTACATATGCCACTGTAGAGTTTTAAATATACTAATCTATGGTAATAGCATGTGGAATAAAGGTGTGACATCTCTCGGCAAACTGAGGCAGGAAGTGCACTAATTCTAAGACAGTCTGGTAAAATTATTAGTGAGATACTGCCTCAAAGTAGTACTTGATTAAATCATTCTGTGAGATATTAATTTGGAAACTAATCATTGTAGCCAAATTCCTTCCATACAGAAAATGTAAGCATTTTTAATCAGATACATAAGTAACAACTTTATGTATTGCTGCATCCTGTTGGcttctttattatatataatatatacttatatattatatatttttattatatataataaaattatagaaaaaaattaaaaattcaaaaaacaaaaacaaaacaaaaaaaaaaaagaaatgtacccatggccttacgtatgacactgtaacgcctctgtacatcactttgacaataaataattattatttttaaaaaaattcttcttctGTAAATGACTTGCTTGTTGCTTGCTCTGCCCCCTGCGCCGAGCCCCGGCTGGCGCAGCTGCGCTCTTACCTTTATAAGCCCCAATCTGAGGCCTGCTGGGGGGGACGGGGCCCCAATCTGAGGCCTGCTGGGGGGGGCACGGGGCCCCAATCTGAGGCCTGCTGGGGGGGGACGGGGTCCCAATCTGaggcctgctgggggggggcacggggcccCAATCTGAGGCCTGCTGGGGGGGGACGGGGTCCCAATCTGAGGCCTGCTGGGGGGGGACGGGGTCCCAATCTGAGGCCTGctgggggggacggggcggcgCCCCGAGTGCGCGCTGCGGCCCTGGCCCGGCAGCCCGccttatgcttccccaataaacccatctttttgcttgagactgtctctgagccgtgggctcctggggagggggggggcgtggaccctacccccacacacaccccgcaccccgtaacaggaaggagggagggagaggaggagggagcccGAGCCCCGGGCCTGGCACGCGCGCGggcacaccccctccccctccccccacattgatgtctattgttattgttattattattatcattatcccCAGGCCCTGCACACCGCAGGGCCGCACGCGCCCCACCCGTGGAGCCGGGCCCGGGGAGCGGCCTGCGCGCCCCGCCGAGCCGGGGGCTCCGGGTCGCGCGAGCTCTCGGCAGGGCGCATGCGCACCCGGCGCCAGCCCGGGCGGAAACCGCGCCGCTCGCCCGCGGGGCGCATGCGCGGGGCGCCGGGCTCTCGCGAGACGCGGAGCCGGGCGGCCCGCGGCGGCTTCCgggggcggtggcggtggcggggcccgggcggtCCCCGCGCCGCCATGGACCCGTTCCTGGTGCTGCTGCACTCGGTGTCGGCGGGGCTGACGAGCGCCGAGCTGACGGAGCTCAAGTTCCTGTGCCTCGGGCGCGTGGGCAAGCGGAAGCTGGAGCGCGTGCAGAGCGGCCTGGACCTCTTCACGGTGCTGCTGGAGCGGGGCGACCTGGAGCCCGCGCGCCCGGGCCTGCTGCGGGAGCTGCTCGCCTCGCTGCGCCGCCACGACCTGCTGCGGCGCCTGGACGACTTcgaggcgggggcggcggcggcggcgccgggggCCGCAGGTGGgcgccggggccccgggggcgggcgcgggccggcTCCCCGAGGCCCCGAAGGCGGGGCAGGCAGGTGTCCCCGCGGGGCCACACTCCCGACGGGCCGGGCCCGCCTTGTTCCTTCCCGCTCCTCTTGGCTAAGTCAGTCCGGGCCGCCATTgtcaccgccccccccaccccccgtgtacCTTGTGAGGCCCATCAAGGCCTTCACTGAGAGTTAGTACTCAAGGCTCCCGAGGACCCCACCCAGCCCACCAGGGTGAGATGTAAGGGCAGCCCGGTTTTCTTTTTCCCGCTCACACCCTCTTCCCCTGGCCTAGGCAGTCAGCTTACAGTGACTCAGAAGGGGTGGGCCGGAGCAGGGCCTTAGTGCGGCAGCCTGCCCACGTGGCCCTAGGTCAGCTCTGTGCACCCCGTGGAGGTGGAGGGTGCCCTGCCCCTCCACAAGTCTCCAGATCCCCCCCCTGTGAGTCGCCTGCTCTTTTCCTCCTAGACCTGCGTGCGGCCTTTGACATTGTCTGTGACCACGTGGGGAGAGACTGGAGAAGACTGGCCCGGCAGTTGAAGGTTTCGGACACCAGGATCGATGACATCGAGGAAAGGCACCCCCGCAGCCTGACGGAGCGCGTGAGGGAGTCGCTGAGGATCTGGAAGGACGCCGAGAGGGAGAATGCCACCGTGGCCCTCCTGGTGGAGGCGCTGAGGGCCTGCCAGATGAACCTGGTGGCTGACCTGGTGGAGGAAGAGCAGCAGGCCCAGGCGTCCAGAAACAAGAGTGGGGCTGCGTCCCCGATGTCATGGGACTGAG contains:
- the Fadd gene encoding FAS-associated death domain protein — translated: MDPFLVLLHSVSAGLTSAELTELKFLCLGRVGKRKLERVQSGLDLFTVLLERGDLEPARPGLLRELLASLRRHDLLRRLDDFEAGAAAAAPGAADLRAAFDIVCDHVGRDWRRLARQLKVSDTRIDDIEERHPRSLTERVRESLRIWKDAERENATVALLVEALRACQMNLVADLVEEEQQAQASRNKSGAASPMSWD